The Deinococcus seoulensis genome window below encodes:
- a CDS encoding amylo-alpha-1,6-glucosidase — protein sequence MSGSSTSGPARPATPGPVSAYTYGPLAARDPDLEVLLTDGLGGFALGSVAGVPTRCYSGLVVSEQPPVRRRTLFVSPLETLHVAGREATLHALEIAPGVFEGRGLELLTGAAVWDLLPEREQLFAGVRVRRRVFMPPASGAAVFLYDVQSREPVTLRLGGLFVNRDMHHVHARVPELHFSAGGREVTVRGADGGAGGSADGGPFTRATLHAPGAVIDALTPQPHPQRVYYRHDAARGEPDHEVTLGSDLWEVSLPAGGGRVALVVQGVTPATAGHAVVDPWAAYAQEAARRSELALRAQDTSGVRDELVATLAVAADAYLVRRERPAGVTVIAGYPWFADWGRDSMIALTGLTLLTGRHAEARDLLGTFLASLRRGLTPNNFHDDGGGAGFNTVDGALWLAVALERYVSVTGDLEFARSSLPALRELLDWHLRGTDHGIRVDDRDGLLLAGEAGVQLTWMDVKIEGWVVTPRHGKPVEVQGLWLAALGAEARLSDALGERPQYVGALARARESFPAFWQGGAYADALAADGTPDRSVRPNVALALALPDTPTTPAQVDRVIREVESQLLTPVGVHTLSPLDARYRGNYGGAQVQRDAAYHQGTVWPWPLTAFVELLLSRGEVRRARAALAGLTGHVWEAGIGHVSEVFAGDSLRPGGCPFQAWSTAELLRAHVLVSLAEARAARPAPAPTQAGPLPLSTQNLT from the coding sequence ATGAGCGGTTCCTCAACTTCCGGCCCTGCCCGTCCCGCCACTCCCGGTCCCGTCTCGGCGTACACGTACGGCCCACTGGCGGCCCGCGACCCGGATCTGGAGGTGCTGCTGACCGACGGGCTGGGGGGCTTCGCGCTGGGCAGCGTGGCGGGCGTGCCCACCCGCTGCTACTCGGGGCTGGTGGTCAGCGAGCAGCCGCCGGTGCGGCGCCGCACACTGTTCGTCTCGCCGCTCGAAACCCTGCACGTCGCGGGACGCGAGGCGACGCTGCACGCGCTGGAGATCGCGCCCGGCGTGTTCGAGGGCCGCGGGCTGGAGTTGCTGACCGGCGCGGCCGTGTGGGACCTGCTGCCCGAGCGTGAGCAGCTGTTCGCGGGCGTGCGGGTGCGGCGCCGGGTGTTCATGCCGCCCGCTTCCGGCGCGGCCGTGTTCCTGTACGACGTGCAGAGCCGCGAGCCGGTCACGCTGCGCCTGGGGGGGCTGTTCGTGAACCGCGACATGCACCACGTTCACGCGCGGGTGCCGGAGTTGCACTTCAGCGCCGGGGGGCGCGAGGTGACGGTGCGCGGCGCGGACGGCGGTGCGGGCGGCAGTGCGGACGGGGGGCCGTTCACGCGGGCCACGCTGCACGCGCCGGGCGCCGTGATCGACGCGCTGACCCCGCAACCGCACCCGCAGCGGGTGTACTACCGGCACGACGCGGCGCGCGGCGAACCGGACCACGAGGTGACGCTGGGCAGCGACCTGTGGGAGGTCAGCCTTCCGGCCGGCGGGGGGCGCGTGGCGCTGGTCGTGCAGGGCGTGACGCCCGCGACGGCCGGGCACGCGGTCGTGGACCCCTGGGCGGCGTACGCGCAGGAGGCCGCGCGGCGCAGTGAGCTGGCGCTGCGGGCGCAGGACACGAGCGGCGTGCGCGACGAACTGGTCGCCACGCTGGCCGTCGCCGCCGACGCCTACCTGGTGCGGCGCGAGCGACCGGCGGGCGTGACCGTGATCGCCGGGTACCCGTGGTTCGCGGACTGGGGCCGGGATTCCATGATCGCCCTGACCGGCCTGACCCTGCTGACCGGCAGGCACGCCGAGGCGCGCGACCTGCTGGGCACGTTCCTGGCCAGCCTGCGCCGGGGCCTGACGCCCAACAACTTCCATGACGACGGCGGCGGGGCCGGCTTCAACACGGTGGACGGCGCGCTGTGGCTGGCGGTGGCGCTGGAACGCTACGTGAGCGTGACCGGCGACCTGGAGTTTGCGCGGTCGTCGCTGCCGGCGCTGCGGGAACTGCTGGACTGGCACCTGCGCGGCACGGATCACGGCATCCGCGTGGACGACCGCGACGGGCTGCTGCTGGCGGGCGAGGCGGGCGTGCAGCTCACCTGGATGGACGTGAAGATAGAGGGCTGGGTGGTCACGCCCCGGCACGGCAAGCCAGTCGAGGTGCAGGGGCTGTGGCTGGCGGCGCTGGGGGCCGAGGCGCGGCTGTCGGACGCGCTGGGGGAACGCCCGCAGTACGTGGGTGCCCTGGCCCGCGCGCGCGAGTCCTTCCCGGCCTTCTGGCAGGGCGGCGCGTACGCCGACGCCCTGGCCGCCGACGGCACCCCGGACCGCAGCGTGCGCCCGAACGTGGCGCTGGCGCTGGCCCTGCCGGACACGCCCACCACGCCCGCGCAGGTGGACCGCGTGATCCGCGAGGTCGAGTCGCAGTTGCTCACGCCGGTCGGGGTGCACACACTCTCGCCGCTGGACGCCCGTTACCGCGGCAATTACGGGGGGGCGCAGGTGCAGCGGGACGCCGCGTACCACCAGGGGACGGTGTGGCCGTGGCCGCTGACGGCGTTCGTGGAGTTGCTGCTCTCGCGCGGCGAGGTGCGGCGGGCGCGCGCGGCCCTGGCAGGCCTGACCGGGCACGTCTGGGAGGCCGGGATCGGGCACGTGTCCGAGGTGTTCGCCGGGGACAGCCTGCGGCCCGGCGGGTGCCCCTTCCAGGCGTGGAGCACGGCGGAGCTGCTACGCGCGCACGTGCTGGTGTCACTGGCCGAGGCGCGGGCGGCGCGGCCAGCCCCGGCGCCCACGCAGGCGGGGCCGCTGCCGCTCTCCACCCAAAACCTGACCTGA
- a CDS encoding NUDIX hydrolase, producing the protein MNSLALPPQATQVGLAVDVAAFAMHAGELMVLLVQRGELPHARDWALPGGFVHPGEELHEAALRELRTETSVELEPRHLEQFFTFGEVNRDPRGRIVSVAHLAVLPHGTVSVSGGGHTLGAEWVRAHHPPRLAFDHQAILDRALARLQLRLEYANLALEFLPDTFTLPELQGVFEAILNRKLDKRNFRKRLLSQGTLTVSGERRSGVGRPAQLYRRAKGTRTPAL; encoded by the coding sequence ATGAACAGCCTCGCCCTTCCCCCGCAGGCCACCCAGGTCGGCCTCGCGGTGGACGTCGCCGCCTTCGCCATGCACGCCGGGGAACTGATGGTGCTGCTGGTGCAACGCGGCGAACTGCCGCACGCCCGCGACTGGGCGCTGCCCGGCGGCTTCGTCCACCCCGGCGAGGAACTGCACGAGGCCGCCCTGCGCGAACTGCGTACCGAGACCAGCGTGGAACTCGAACCCAGGCACCTCGAACAGTTCTTCACGTTCGGGGAGGTCAACCGCGACCCGCGCGGCCGGATCGTCAGCGTCGCGCACCTCGCGGTCCTGCCGCACGGCACGGTCAGCGTCAGCGGCGGCGGGCACACCCTGGGCGCCGAGTGGGTCCGCGCGCACCACCCGCCCCGCCTCGCCTTCGATCACCAGGCGATCCTGGACCGCGCCCTGGCCCGGCTGCAACTGCGCCTGGAGTACGCGAACCTGGCGCTGGAATTCCTGCCCGACACCTTCACGCTGCCCGAGTTGCAGGGCGTGTTCGAGGCGATCCTGAACCGCAAACTGGACAAACGCAACTTCCGCAAGCGGCTGCTGTCGCAGGGCACCCTGACCGTCAGCGGTGAGCGCCGCAGCGGCGTGGGCCGCCCCGCGCAACTGTACCGCCGCGCCAAGGGCACCCGCACGCCCGCGCTGTAA
- a CDS encoding YbaB/EbfC family nucleoid-associated protein encodes MDMKKLMKQMQQAQAAAAKIQDDLAAKSVEGSASGLVTVTMNGHGKVTALKIKPEAVDPDDVEALEDLILVALQDAGAKADALQQDATRGLGIPGF; translated from the coding sequence ATGGACATGAAGAAGCTGATGAAGCAGATGCAGCAGGCGCAGGCCGCTGCCGCGAAGATTCAGGACGACCTGGCCGCCAAGAGCGTGGAAGGCAGCGCCAGCGGACTGGTCACCGTCACCATGAACGGCCACGGGAAGGTCACGGCTCTGAAGATCAAGCCCGAGGCCGTGGACCCGGACGACGTGGAAGCCCTGGAAGACCTGATCCTGGTGGCCCTGCAGGACGCGGGCGCCAAGGCCGACGCCCTGCAACAGGACGCCACGCGCGGCCTGGGCATCCCCGGATTCTGA
- the recR gene encoding recombination mediator RecR, translating to MKYPPSLVSLIRELSRLPGIGPKSAQRLAFHLFEQPREDIERLSRALLEAKRDLHTCPVCFNITDADRCDVCSDPTRDQDLICVVEEPGDVIAIERSGEYRGLYHVLHGVLSPMNGVGPDKLHIRPLLPRVQEGQEVILATGTTVEGDATALYLQRLLEPLGAVVSRIAYGLPVGGALEYADEVTLGRALAGRQRVSKPPIS from the coding sequence TTGAAGTACCCTCCATCGCTGGTCTCGCTGATCCGGGAACTGTCGCGCCTGCCGGGCATCGGCCCGAAAAGCGCGCAGCGGCTCGCGTTTCACCTGTTCGAGCAGCCGCGCGAGGACATCGAGCGGCTCTCGCGGGCGCTGCTGGAAGCCAAGCGTGACCTGCACACCTGCCCCGTGTGCTTCAACATCACGGACGCCGACCGCTGCGACGTGTGCAGCGACCCGACCCGCGATCAGGACCTGATCTGCGTGGTCGAGGAACCCGGTGACGTGATCGCCATCGAACGCAGCGGCGAGTACCGTGGCCTGTACCACGTGCTGCACGGCGTCCTGAGCCCCATGAACGGCGTCGGGCCGGACAAACTGCACATCCGCCCGTTACTGCCGCGCGTGCAGGAGGGTCAGGAGGTCATCCTGGCGACCGGCACCACGGTCGAGGGAGACGCGACCGCGCTGTACCTCCAGCGGCTGCTCGAACCGCTGGGCGCCGTCGTGAGCCGCATCGCGTACGGACTCCCGGTGGGCGGCGCACTCGAATACGCCGACGAGGTCACGCTGGGCCGTGCCCTGGCGGGCCGTCAACGCGTCAGCAAACCCCCGATCAGCTGA
- a CDS encoding polysaccharide deacetylase family protein: MGGCLGLLALTDLLGRAAGLGALGAGSRHAPRVALTFDDGPGPRTPDLLAVLAEHGAHATFFVTEPACRAHPEELRALHAAGHQVEAHGRWHRHALLLPPWQEWAQVAWHPRADQSGPHLYRPPYGGHSPLTRLLARLTGRQIALWDVESRDWTALPAGELAAQTLARTRPGSVILLHDGPQVTPELLGALLTGLRERGLKPVTLNDLHPHRIGLREGWTRLRGSYGG, translated from the coding sequence GCGCCGGTTCCCGCCACGCCCCTAGGGTCGCCCTGACCTTCGACGACGGCCCCGGCCCCCGCACCCCGGACCTGCTGGCCGTCCTGGCCGAGCACGGGGCGCACGCCACGTTCTTCGTGACCGAACCCGCCTGCCGCGCCCACCCCGAGGAGCTGCGCGCCCTGCACGCGGCCGGGCATCAGGTCGAGGCGCACGGCCGCTGGCACCGCCACGCCCTGCTGCTGCCCCCCTGGCAGGAGTGGGCGCAGGTCGCCTGGCACCCCCGCGCCGACCAGAGTGGCCCGCACCTGTACCGCCCCCCCTACGGCGGCCACAGCCCACTGACCCGCCTGCTGGCCCGCCTGACCGGCCGCCAGATTGCCCTGTGGGACGTGGAAAGCCGCGACTGGACCGCCCTGCCCGCCGGGGAACTGGCCGCGCAGACCCTCGCCCGCACCCGCCCCGGCAGCGTGATCCTGCTGCACGACGGCCCGCAGGTCACGCCCGAACTGCTCGGCGCCCTGCTGACCGGTCTGCGCGAACGCGGCCTGAAGCCGGTCACTCTGAACGACCTGCACCCCCACCGCATCGGCCTGCGTGAGGGCTGGACGCGCCTGCGCGGCAGTTACGGCGGGTAG